In Carya illinoinensis cultivar Pawnee chromosome 16, C.illinoinensisPawnee_v1, whole genome shotgun sequence, a single window of DNA contains:
- the LOC122299184 gene encoding uncharacterized protein LOC122299184, which produces MAGSRRRTNNHSSNSNNNNSSGKKGRRRRGSDPSSVKGALFVEGGFLSDWNRNPSSPIPSRGKNANPNSKSGSGFGSKFGSFDRSKSSGSRTEFRKSSGNAIGYQYPAVYRQEVKDGYNVIDDSHPIVLVDSKETRIVAYIDQTPSLEPFDGKISYEYNSEFVLGDGSHQGLGFHAEPEVTLNGIGGSSEKMEEHKVSCYDLSSHEKDMDADESINCEVGQTSEEVLAELPPEQNSGFLSIGGMRLYTQDISDEESNGDDYRGSSDEESIDTSEPGEVVGSSESDGSEDSSDSDSDIDQEIAEDYLEGIGGSDNVLDAKWLVESVLDKSDDDSSSSSCYDETVEKLGGIALQDESKEYGMKKPKSRKKYPLASRDNWSSTLDDLMLVKDPRTLSSRKKHAPRFPQSWPLEAQKSKYSRRFPGDKKKHRKERIALKRRQRMLQRGVDLEQINTKLERIVLDGVDMFSFQPMHSRDCSQVKRLAAIYHLRSDCQGSGKKRFVTVVRTQHTCMPSPSDKLRLEKLIYAGNEDVDFAVTEGSNLKSRDKNRVKRTAKGNGEASEKNRGGKKGSYANQPVSFISSGAMQSGAVENTAVDSQETDKHGKNKGIVGSASFGSFEVHTKGFGSRMMAKMGFVEGGGLGKDGQGLAEPIEVMQRPKSLGLGMEFSNSSEDPTSTKSQRTVVSNSRGEPTRNKSQNIGAFEKHTKGFGSKMMAKMGFVEGMGLGRSSQGMVNPLTAVRLPKSRGLGAKV; this is translated from the exons ATGGCTGGCAGTCGACGAAGAACCAATAACCACAGcagcaacagcaacaacaacaatagcAGCGGAAAGAAGggcagaagaagaagaggatcaGACCCGTCCTCTGTTAAAGGGGCTCTGTTCGTTGAGGGCGGCTTCTTGTCCGATTGGAACCGTAATCCCTCGTCTCCTATCCCTTCACGag GAAAAAATGCTAATCCGAATAGCAAATCTGGGTCTGGGTTTGGGTCCAAATTTGGAAGCTTTGATCGGAGCAAATCTTCCGGTTCTAGAACTGAGTTCCGCAAATCGAGTGGGAATGCTATCGGATACCAATACCCTGCGGTTTACCGTCAG GAGGTCAAGGACGGATATAATGTTATAGATGATTCCCACCCCATTGTTTTAGTGGATTCAAAGGAGACTCGAATTGTTGCTTACATAGATCAAACACCATCTTTGGAGCCTTTTGACGGGAAGATTTCTTATGAATACAATTCAGAATTTGTGTTAGGTGATGGCTCTCATCAAGGATTGGGATTCCATGCTGAACCAGAAGTAACATTGAATGGAATCGGAGGGTCCTCTGAGAAAATGGAAGAGCATAAAGTGTCATGTTATGATTTATCATCCCATGAGAAGGATATGGATGCTGATGAGAGTATTAATTGTGAGGTAGGCCAGACGTCTGAAGAAGTTTTGGCTGAGTTGCCTCCAGAACAGAATTCTGGGTTTTTGTCAATTGGAGGCATGCGACTATACACCCAAGATATATCTGATGAGGAAAGTAATGGGGATGACTATAGGGGTTCTTCAGATGAGGAAAGCATAGACACATCTGAGCCTGGAGAAGTAGTTGGATCGTCTGAAAGTGATGGTTCTGAAGATTCATCTGATAGTGATTCAGATATTGATCAAGAAATTGCAGAGGATTACTTAGAAGGAATTGGTGGAAGTGACAATGTTTTAGATGCCAAATGGTTGGTGGAATCAGTTTTGGACAAATCAGATGATGATAGTTCTTCTAGCAGTTGCTATGATGAAACTGTAGAGAAGTTGGGTGGAATTGCTCTCCAGGATGAATCTAAGGAATACGGCATGAAGAAGCCCAAATCAAGGAAGAAGTACCCTTTAGCTTCCCGAGATAATTGGTCATCTACTTTAGATGACCTTATGCTCGTAAAGGATCCAAGAACTCTTTCCTCAAGAAAGAAGCATGCCCCAAGGTTTCCTCAGTCTTGGCCTCTAGAGGCTCAAAAGAGTAAATATTCCAGAAGATTTCCTG GTGATAAAAAGAAACATCGTAAGGAAAGGATTGCTTTGAAACGTCGGCAGAGAATGCTGCAGCGGGGTGTTGATCTGGAGCAAATTAATACg AAACTAGAGCGGATTGTGTTGGATGGAGTAGATATGTTTTCTTTTCAGCCTATGCATTCCCGCGATTGTTCCCAg GTAAAACGATTAGCTGCAATATATCACTTGCGAAGTGACTGCCAAGGTTCAGGAAAGAAAAG ATTTGTAACTGTGGTGCGAACACAACACACATGTATGCCATCACCAAGTGATAAACTACGCCTGGAAAAG TTGATATATGCTGGCAATGAGGATGTTGATTTTGCTGTGACTGAAGGCTCTAACTTAAAATCTAGAGATAAAAACAGGGTAAAGAGGACTGCTAAGGGCAATGGTGAAGCAAGTGAGAAGAATCGGGGTGGGAAAAAGGGTTCATATGCTAATCAACCTGTGTCATTCATATCGAGTGGTGCAATGCAATCAGGTGCTGTTGAGAATACAGCGGTCGATTCACAAGAGACAGATAAGCATGGTAAAAATAAAGGGATAGTTGGCTCAGCAAGCTTTGGTTCATTTGAGGTGCACACCAAGGGTTTTGGATCAAGAATGATGGCTAAAATGGGATTTGTTGAAGGTGGAGGGTTAGGAAAGGATGGTCAAGGTTTGGCAGAGCCCATTGAAGTTATGCAGCGCCCTAAGTCGCTCGGATTGGGTATGGAATTCTCCAACTCCAGTGAAGACCCAACAAGCACCAAGTCCCAAAGAACTGTAGTTTCCAACTCCAGGGGTGAACCCACGAGGAACAAATCACAAAACATTGGAGCTTTCGAAAAGCATACAAAGGGATTCGGATCAAAGATGATGGCAAAGATGGGATTTGTGGAAGGCATGGGATTGGGCAGAAGTTCTCAAGGGATGGTGAATCCTTTGACTGCTGTTAGGCTACCAAAATCTCGAGGATTGGGTGCCAAGGTTTAG